One window of Lacerta agilis isolate rLacAgi1 chromosome 14, rLacAgi1.pri, whole genome shotgun sequence genomic DNA carries:
- the HNRNPC gene encoding heterogeneous nuclear ribonucleoproteins C1/C2 isoform X1 has translation MASNVTNKTDPRSLNSRVFIGNLNTLVVKKSDVEAIFSKYGKIVGCSVHKGFAFVQYVNERNARAAVAGEDGRMIAGQVLDINLAAEPKLNRGKAGVKRSATEMYGSVAAPPSPSPLVRSSFDLDYDFQRDYYDRMYSYQARVPPPPPIARAVVPSKRQRVSGNTSRRGKSGFNSKSGQRGSSSKSGKLKGDDLQTIKKELTQIKQKVDSLLESLEKIEKDQKLKNDKSEEEQSSSSAKKEESNVKMESETGADDSAEEGDLLDNDDNEDRGDDQLESIEGDDKEPEEGEDDRDSANGEDDS, from the exons ATGGCCAGCAACGTCACCAACAAGACAGACCCACGCTCCCTGAACTCCCGCGTGTTCATCGGCAATCTCAACACGCTAGTGGTGAAGAAGTCGGACGTGGAGGCCATCTTCTCCAAGTACGGCAAGATTGTGGGCTGCTCTGTGCACAAGGGCTTTGCCTTCGTGCAGTACGTGAACGAGCGCAACGCTCGTGCTGCTGTGGCAGGAGAAGATGGCAGGATGATCGCAGGCCAGGTCCTAG ATATTAACCTGGCTGCCGAGCCGAAGTTGAACCGGGGCAAAGCTGGGGTGAAGAGATCGGCCACAGAGATGTACGGGTCAGTAGCCGCACCACCTTCTCCGTCCCCTCTAGTCAG GTCATCTTTTGACCTGGACTATGACTTCCAGCGTGACTACTACGACAG GATGTACAGCTACCAAGCGCGGGTGCCGCCTCCGCCTCCCATTGCCAGGgctgtggtgccctccaaacgCCAACGGGTTTCTGGCAACACCTCCCGCAGGGGCAAGAGCGGTTTCAACTCGAAAAGTGGGCAGCGGGGGTCGTCTTCCAAGTCTGGAAAGT tGAAAGGAGATGATCTGCAGACCATTAAGAAGGAGCTGACCCAGATTAAGCAGAAAGTGGATTCCCTGCTGGAAAGCCTGGAGAAGATAGAGAAAGATCAAA AACTGAAGAATGACAAGTctgaggaggagcaaagcagcagctCGGCCAAGAAAGAAGAGAGCAATGTCAAGATGGAGTCTGAGACTGGGGCAGATGACTCCGCTGAGGAAGGGGACCTGCTGGACAATGACGACAATGAAGACCGGGGAGACGACCAG ctGGAGTCCATCGAGGGGGATGACAAGGAGCCCGAAGAAGGCGAAGACGACAGAGACAGCGCCAATGGCGAAGACGACTCCTAA
- the HNRNPC gene encoding heterogeneous nuclear ribonucleoproteins C1/C2 isoform X2 — MASNVTNKTDPRSLNSRVFIGNLNTLVVKKSDVEAIFSKYGKIVGCSVHKGFAFVQYVNERNARAAVAGEDGRMIAGQVLDINLAAEPKLNRGKAGVKRSATEMYGSSFDLDYDFQRDYYDRMYSYQARVPPPPPIARAVVPSKRQRVSGNTSRRGKSGFNSKSGQRGSSSKSGKLKGDDLQTIKKELTQIKQKVDSLLESLEKIEKDQKLKNDKSEEEQSSSSAKKEESNVKMESETGADDSAEEGDLLDNDDNEDRGDDQLESIEGDDKEPEEGEDDRDSANGEDDS; from the exons ATGGCCAGCAACGTCACCAACAAGACAGACCCACGCTCCCTGAACTCCCGCGTGTTCATCGGCAATCTCAACACGCTAGTGGTGAAGAAGTCGGACGTGGAGGCCATCTTCTCCAAGTACGGCAAGATTGTGGGCTGCTCTGTGCACAAGGGCTTTGCCTTCGTGCAGTACGTGAACGAGCGCAACGCTCGTGCTGCTGTGGCAGGAGAAGATGGCAGGATGATCGCAGGCCAGGTCCTAG ATATTAACCTGGCTGCCGAGCCGAAGTTGAACCGGGGCAAAGCTGGGGTGAAGAGATCGGCCACAGAGATGTACGG GTCATCTTTTGACCTGGACTATGACTTCCAGCGTGACTACTACGACAG GATGTACAGCTACCAAGCGCGGGTGCCGCCTCCGCCTCCCATTGCCAGGgctgtggtgccctccaaacgCCAACGGGTTTCTGGCAACACCTCCCGCAGGGGCAAGAGCGGTTTCAACTCGAAAAGTGGGCAGCGGGGGTCGTCTTCCAAGTCTGGAAAGT tGAAAGGAGATGATCTGCAGACCATTAAGAAGGAGCTGACCCAGATTAAGCAGAAAGTGGATTCCCTGCTGGAAAGCCTGGAGAAGATAGAGAAAGATCAAA AACTGAAGAATGACAAGTctgaggaggagcaaagcagcagctCGGCCAAGAAAGAAGAGAGCAATGTCAAGATGGAGTCTGAGACTGGGGCAGATGACTCCGCTGAGGAAGGGGACCTGCTGGACAATGACGACAATGAAGACCGGGGAGACGACCAG ctGGAGTCCATCGAGGGGGATGACAAGGAGCCCGAAGAAGGCGAAGACGACAGAGACAGCGCCAATGGCGAAGACGACTCCTAA
- the LOC117058122 gene encoding histone H4, translated as MSGRGKGGKGLGKGGAKRHRKVLRDNIQGITKPAIRRLARRGGVKRISGLIYEETRGVLKVFLENVIRDAVTYTEHAKRKTVTAMDVVYALKRQGRTLYGFGG; from the coding sequence ATGTCAGGACGTGGGAAGGGCGGCAAGGGGTTGGGGAAAGGAGGCGCCAAGAGGCACCGCAAAGTGCTCCGCGACAACATCCAGGGCATCACCAAGCCCGCCATCCGCCGCCTCGCTCGCCGCGGAGGAGTCAAGCGCATCTCCGGGCTCATTTACGAGGAGACCCGCGGCGTCCTCAAGGTCTTCCTCGAGAACGTCATCCGCGACGCCGTCACCTACACCGAGCACGCCAAGAGGAAGACTGTCACCGCCATGGACGTGGTGTACGCTCTCAAGCGCCAGGGCCGCACTCTGTACGGCTTCGGCGGCTAA
- the LOC117058116 gene encoding histone H2B 1/2/3/4/6-like, translating into MPEPAKSAPAAKKGSKKAITKTQKKGDKKRKKSRKESYSIYVYKVLKQVHPDTGISSKAMSIMNSFVNDIFERIAAEASRLAHYNKRSTITSREIQTAVRLLLPGELAKHAVSEGTKAVTKYTSSK; encoded by the coding sequence ATGCCTGAGCCAGCCAAGTCCGCTCCCGCGGCCAAGAAGGGCTCCAAGAAGGCCATCACCAAGACGCAGAAGAAGGGCGACAAGAAGCGCAAGAAGAGCCGCAAGGAGAGCTACTCCATCTACGTCTACAAGGTGCTCAAGCAGGTCCACCCGGACACGGGCATCTCCTCCAAGGCCATGAGCATCATGAACTCCTTCGTCAACGACATCTTCGAGCGCATCGCGGCCGAGGCTTCCCGCCTGGCGCACTACAACAAGCGCTCCACCATCACCTCCCGGGAGATCCAGACCGCCGTGAGACTCCTGCTGCCCGGAGAGCTGGCCAAGCACGCCGTCTCCGAGGGCACAAAGGCCGTCACCAAGTACACCAGCTCCAAGTGA
- the LOC117058112 gene encoding histone H2B 1/2/3/4/6-like: MPEPAKSAPAAKKGSKKAITKTQKKGDKKRKKSRKESYSIYVYKVLKQVHPDTGISSKAMSIMNSFVNDIFERIAAEASRLAHYNKRSTITSREIQTAVRLLLPGELAKHAVSEGTKAVTKYTSSK, translated from the coding sequence ATGCCTGAGCCAGCCAAGTCCGCTCCCGCGGCCAAGAAGGGCTCCAAGAAGGCCATCACCAAGACGCAGAAGAAGGGCGACAAGAAGCGCAAGAAGAGCCGCAAGGAGAGCTACTCCATCTACGTCTACAAGGTGCTCAAGCAGGTCCACCCGGACACGGGCATCTCCTCCAAGGCCATGAGCATCATGAACTCTTTCGTCAACGACATCTTCGAGCGCATCGCGGCCGAGGCTTCCCGCCTGGCGCACTACAACAAGCGCTCCACCATCACCTCCCGGGAGATCCAGACCGCCGTGAGACTCCTGCTGCCCGGAGAGCTGGCCAAGCACGCCGTCTCCGAGGGCACCAAGGCCGTCACCAAGTACACCAGCTCCAAGTGA
- the LOC117058104 gene encoding zinc finger BED domain-containing protein 6-like has protein sequence MMPRRGRGRRAQLTTFPRRGMAIHLQEPHFSGAPEASVSREPFPVMAAPAVSLQPAMKEEEEPGPSTTTVHDLFSYLKEKEDEEDEDAAELGAFSPAASNHLGAKEPGHPEAQEMLSYLKKEDDDDGEEVIERVSFSPPHVLHPQSAPPGTYMPAGTMGRAGIEMVHFFTPMTHVSASHHHHKRGRDREVLVVDGIPTHAPKKTTSAVWDYFTLDPREPCVAVCSTCQKRVRRGKDGGTRPGTTALHKHLKVHHGLHLPGVAVVPPSPLMPLKERPHGPTIVVTEPPAPAFQPARQERNQPYYPPTHSAAIQLASETAWMLAVDMQPPSYVESEGFRRLMATAQPRWKIPGRAFFATKAVPELSKVVSRAVRQAVVGSVGRTVHIAIDTWSGRQTASYMSVTGHWVAESAGVLSRHHATLSVCAFEGPCSAEDICHKLREVLQDWLYDLKTGGVVLDDGANTAKAVRELRLKYVPCLARCLKLVVKAFLAADAHVDRLLKTSRRICTRYKRSTTVRRRLLEAQAILGSHRQPAGQEPPRRSNSTLRMLESLYRERQAVSAIFEQDEEAALLHLTTPDWKVVKCLVEILKPFEDAATLVTRPDATLCQALPMLWFLEEQLRALRTRYYQENNNTAAHLTTQALDCLEAQNQLSEMKGTLICRVAAFLDPRFRDITTMKLGGADTGDAAMLREHILDLATRSYVPPGPDAEFSPMGHSSPQQPSGSSGPPGSVAWQFTMKRWRAITKSDPAMGMASEGGAAAALREMEEYLHDNVDHVGENADPMLYWQGKMGVWPALFKVALFHFGCPPTSVPSEDVLGGSGSLADRGHPKDLSPANVKMLTFIRKNRHLVPQDWRLSLGDLPSSQGAMGSREDLDLEDEEDLLTADEELEEKQ, from the coding sequence ATGATGCCAAGGCGAGGCCGGGGCAGAAGAGCCCAGCTGACGACATTTCCCCGGAGAGGTATGGCCATCCACCTCCAGGAGCCTCACTTCTCAGGCGCGCCAGAGGCCAGCGTTTCCCGGGAACCGTTCCCCGTCATGGCTGCCCCGGCGGTTTCTTTGCAGCCGgcaatgaaggaggaggaggaacccgGCCCGTCGACGACAACCGTGCACGACCTCTTCTCCTACCTGAAGGAGAAAGAAGACGAGGAGGACGAGGACGCGGCAGAGCTGGGCGCTTTCTCTCCGGCAGCGTCCAACCACCTGGGGGCGAAGGAGCCCGGCCACCCCGAGGCTCAAGAGATGCTCTCGTACCTCAAGaaggaggacgacgacgacggaGAGGAGGTCATTGAGAGAGTGTCGTTCTCCCCGCCCCACGTCCTCCACCCCCAGTCTGCTCCTCCGGGGACCTACATGCCCGCCGGCACCATGGGCAGGGCGGGCATCGAGATGGTGCATTTCTTCACCCCCATGACGCACGTCTCGGCCTCTCACCACCATCACAAGCGCGGGCGCGACCGGGAAGTGCTGGTGGTGGACGGCATCCCCACACACGCCCCCAAGAAAACCACCTCGGCCGTGTGGGATTATTTCACCCTGGATCCCAGGGAGCCGTGCGTGGCCGTCTGCAGCACTTGCCAGAAGCGGGTCCGCAGGGGCAAGGATGGGGGCACCCGCCCTGGCACCACGGCCCTCCATAAACACCTGAAGGTGCACCACGGGCTCCACTTGCCGGGGGTCGCAGTGGTCCCTCCTTCGCCCCTGATGCCCCTGAAGGAGAGGCCGCACGGCCCGACCATCGTGGTCACCGAGCCACCCGCCCCGGCCTTCCAGCCCGCTCGGCAGGAGAGGAACCAGCCATACTACCCGCCGACGCACTCGGCAGCCATCCAGCTGGCTTCAGAAACGGCCTGGATGCTTGCTGTGGACATGCAGCCCCCGTCGTACGTGGAAAGCGAGGGGTTCCGCCGGCTGATGGCCACCGCCCAGCCCCGCTGGAAAATCCCTGGGCGGGCGTTCTTCGCCACGAAGGCTGTGCCCGAACTGTCCAAGGTGGTGTCCCGAGCCGTCCGCCAAGCGGTGGTGGGCAGCGTGGGCCGTACAGTCCACATTGCCATAGACACCTGGTCGGGCCGGCAGACGGCCTCCTACATGTCGGTGACGGGGCACTGGGTGGCCGAGTCGGCGGGCGTCCTCTCGCGGCATCACGCCACCTTGTCAGTGTGTGCCTTTGAGGGGCCCTGCTCGGCCGAGGACATCTGCCACAAGCTGAGGGAGGTGCTGCAAGACTGGCTCTATGACCTGAAGACAGGGGGCGTCGTCCTGGACGATGGGGCCAACACGGCAAAGGCTGTGCGCGAGCTGCGCCTCAAGTACGTCCCTTGCCTGGCGCGCTGCCTGAAGCTGGTGGTGAAGGCCTTCTTGGCAGCCGACGCACATGTTGACCGGCTGCTGAAGACGTCCCGGAGGATCTGCACCCGCTACAAGCGCTCGACGACGGTCCGGCGCCGCCTGCTGGAGGCGCAGGCCATCCTGGGCTCGCACCGGCAGCCGGCGGGGCAAGAGCCTCCCCGGAGATCCAACTCCACGCTGCGGATGCTGGAGAGCCTCTACCGGGAGCGGCAAGCCGTCAGCGCCATCTTCGAGCAAGACGAGGAGGCCGCCTTGCTGCACTTGACGACACCGGACTGGAAGGTGGTGAAGTGTTTGGTGGAGATCCTGAAGCCCTTTGAGGACGCCGCCACGCTGGTCACCCGCCCAGACGCCACTCTCTGCCAGGCTCTCCCTATGCTGTGGTTCCTGGAGGAGCAGCTGCGGGCCTTGAGGACCAGGTACTACCAGGAGAACAACAACACGGCGGCCCACCTCACCACACAGGCCCTGGACTGCTTGGAAGCCCAAAACCAGCTGAGCGAGATGAAGGGCACCCTCATCTGCCGGGTGGCCGCCTTCCTCGACCCCCGCTTCAGGGACATCACCACCATGAAGCTTGGCGGTGCCGACACGGGCGATGCGGCCATGCTGAGGGAGCACATCCTCGACTTGGCCACCAGGTCCTACGTGCCTCCGGGGCCCGACGCCGAGTTCTCCCCGATGGGGCACTCGTCCCCGCAGCAGCCCAGCGGCTCCAGCGGACCCCCCGGCTCGGTGGCGTGGCAGTTCACCATGAAGCGCTGGCGGGCGATTACCAAGAGCGACCCCGCCATGGGCATGGCGTCCGAGGGAGGGGCGGCGGCGGCCCTGCGAGAGATGGAGGAGTATCTCCACGACAACGTGGACCACGTCGGGGAGAACGCCGACCCCATGCTGTACTGGCAGGGGAAGATGGGGGTCTGGCCGGCCCTCTTCAAGGTGGCCCTGTTCCATTTCGGTTGCCCGCCCACGTCGGTGCCCTCCGAGGACGTCCTCGGCGGCTCCGGTTCGTTGGCGGACAGAGGGCACCCCAAGGACCTCTCCCCGGCCAACGTGAAGATGCTGACCTTCATCCGAAAGAATCGCCACCTCGTCCCGCAAGACTGGAGGCTCTCTCTGGGAGACCTGCCCTCTTCGCAAGGCGCCATGGGGTCGAGGGAGGACTTGGATCTGGAAGACGAGGAAGACCTTTTGACGGCGGATGAGGAACTGGAGGAAAAGCAGTGA